TCACCGCGGGCGTGCTGTGCGTGATGCACCACGGGCGGGGGCGCCGCACCGGCGCCCCCGTCCGCTGATCCATTCCGAGCCGGCGCCCCTGTCGCAGCCGCCCGCGCCGGTCCGTCTCCTGCGTTCTGCGGCTCGCGCGTCGGATGGACAGCGGCAGCCGACAGCACGCCCGCAGTGACAGTAGCGAAACCCTTGTTGGGGCAGCACTTAGCTGCGGGTGGCTGATCCGCGGCAACAGCTGCGAAAAGCCCGCCTGCGCGGGCTCGTTCCGTGTGGAGGACAGGTTCGGCTCGCGTTCCCACGCTTCCGTGGACGGATCACAGGCGCGAAAAGCCCGCCGACCTCGTGGGTCGGCGGGCCTTCTGCTCCCGCGGTGTTCCGCCGGGCTTACGCGCCCAGCTTGCCGATGAAGGCGGTGAGGCGCGACTTGGCGCGGGCGGCCTTGTTCGGGTGGATGATCCGCTTGCGCGCGGCGCGGTCCAGCAGCGAGCTGGCCTCGCGCAGCGCCGAAGCGCCGGCCTCGCGGCTGTCGGCGCCGCGGACCTTCTTGAGCGCGGTGCGCAGGCGCGAGCGGAAGGCGCGGTTGCGGGCGGCGCGGATCTCGTTGGTCCGCATCCGCTTCTCGGCGGACTTGACGTTCGGCAAGGCTCGGTCTCCAGAGAATACCGGCGCCCCAGTCGGGCGCCGCGGGATGGGGTCTTTCTCACACCCGGAAAACGGGAAGCCGAATTATACCCGAACTGGCCGGAGGTGTCAACCCCAGTCCCCGCGCCGTTTTGACAAGCACCGCGCGCCCCGCTAGCTTGCCGGCCATGGGTGACTTCGACCTGCAGCGCGTCCTGCTCAGCCTCCCGATCCTCCTCCTCTCGCTCACCGCCCACGAGTTCGCGCACGCCTGGGTGGCGCTGAAGCAGGGGGACGACACCGCCTACATGCTGGGCCGG
This genomic stretch from Longimicrobium sp. harbors:
- the rpsT gene encoding 30S ribosomal protein S20 is translated as MPNVKSAEKRMRTNEIRAARNRAFRSRLRTALKKVRGADSREAGASALREASSLLDRAARKRIIHPNKAARAKSRLTAFIGKLGA